From the genome of Ostrinia nubilalis chromosome 1, ilOstNubi1.1, whole genome shotgun sequence:
GCAGCGATGAAATACCCAGTTCACTCCATTCTGACAACGGCTTAGAAATAAATTGCGGTAAGTAACAGTGCATACTACATacttatatgtaggtatatcgttACGCGCCAGTGCACAGCGACAGGCTGGCGCCGGCATGTCGCTCAGGTCTATATGACTATGCGCGCTTCCTATTTATTTACTGCTAAatgctttaaataaattgtagttAAGCCGGCTTATTTTTTCTTCATCATCTATTATGCTACTACGCAACTTTACAAGTTTTATAAGTGAATGTGTACTTCATGTAAATCATgctgagtacctacttatttatattatttttttctgcgTTACTCCCTGTAAATCGGGTCGAGTTTTGTACTTTTACTCCACGTATATCGTGTTGAGGAATTATATAGCTCCGCGTATATCGCGTATGAGCGCTTATATGTATCCTATACGGATTTACATTTTAACACGTTTAATATGCTATTGGCTATTTTATCCTATACGgataaatgttttattgaaaCGTAACCGTTTTTCCAGATGAAACACAAGTTGAAAATGATTCTCAACCAGAATGTTCTGCTATCATTGATGAATGTCCGGAACTACATGAAGATATTCTAAATATACTAGGCCCTGATACGACCACAGAGAAGCCTTTTGGTGATAATTTACACAAAGATGTTGCTTCGAGatggcaaaatattttattaaatggcTTATCAAAGGAAAATAGATCTGATTTGTTAAAAACATATCTACCTCCGGAAAATTGTCCGAACATGAGGGCTCCTAAATTAAATTTAGAAATTAAGGCAGCCAAAAGGATGCTTATAGCCAAACTAAACAAAATCAGTTAGCCAGTTGTTTGTCAGCCCTGGGCAAAGCTTTAAATTTGACTTTGTTTAAAAGTAAGGAAGATACCACTTCACAGGAAATAATTAAGTCACTAAGTGATGCTGGCCGTCTACTGTGTGACTATCACTTCAAGGAATCTCAATCTAGACGATACGCTGTTATCAATTCATTGAACAAGGATACAAGAGACACTattaaaaataccaaaataGACGATTTTTTATTCGGCTCCGATCTTGCCGATCATTTGAAATCTTCCAAGGCGATTTCAAAGTCTGGAATGGAACTCAGGCCGACAACCACAGATAATCGACCAAAGCCCAAGCCAGGTACTTCTGGTCAAGCATCTGCAGTGCGTCGTGGAACTTTAAACGCGAGGGGGGCGCCGCAAGCACCAGCCGCCGAGCCGCGAGCGAACCCCGTACCACAGAGGCGACCGGCAGCTCCGTTACGCGACCGACGCAACTACAGCACGAGGCCCACGCAGCGTCATCGGGGGAGGAGGACCTGACTTCGCATCCAGAGGTACCTATTCCTGTTGCTGGccgtttacaatatttttaccaactgaaaagggtcctactgggaacttaaatgaaagagtggactgtatttcgataaggctggtttaatagccgtttacaattagGTTTAAGTATTAAACTACGACGTGGTGATACAAAATGGCGATCGCGAGTTGGAGGTCCGATCGAGTAGTACGTGCTATGTACGGCTGGGGGCCCAATCGAGTGTGTGGCGCGCTCGGCGGACGGCGCGCTGCTCGTGGTGGTGGGATTCCTcccgcacgtctcctcccgTGCGTCAAGACCGGTCCGCGACATGCTCCCCGGGTTGAAGGCTGCTGAAGAAGGCTTCAAAGTTCTGGAAGAGGGCAGATGTTATTAAAGGCCCTTCGGATGGTTCCTCTTTTTGTCCTCAACTCGGCGACTCTGACGATTCCATCACTCCCAGGGTAGGTTGCGATTACCCTTCCTAACGACCATAGCAGGGGAGGAAGAGTACGGTCCTTAATGAGAACCAGGGAGCCGAGTTTTATCTCGCTCCTAGAGTCTTGCCACTTGAGCTTTTGTTGCAGCTGACTAACGTACTCCAGCGAGAAGCGTTGCCAAAAATGCTGTTTGATGTGCTCGATTCTTTTGTAGCGGTCAAGGCGAGTTATGTGATCGTCTATGATTTGCGGATGCGGTATGGATATGAGTGATCGTCCAATTAAGAAATGAGCAGGAGTAAGGGGGGAAAGGTCAAAAGGATCAGATGAAAGCTGGGTCAAGGGACGTGAATTGAGAATAGCCTCAACTTGCGTGAGGCACGTAGACATTTCCTCGTAAGTAAGGTGAGTGACGTCTAACAGCCGCTTAAGGTGGTGCTTCGTGGAACGAACAGCTGACTCTGCCAAGCCGTTAAAGTGGGGACTGTACGCTGGAACAAACTTGAAGTCAATACCCTCCTGAGCTATTACGCCCTCAACATCGGACTGAATTAAGAATTTTGAAAGATCATTGTAAGTACCAACGAAATTAGTTCCATTGTCAGACGTGATGCTTTGAGGCTTGCCACGACGTGACACAAAACGATTTAAAGCGGCTAAGTAAGCTTCACTCGACAGAGCCGTAACGAGCTCGATGTGTATGGCTTTAACTGAATTGCAAACAAATATGGCTAAAAATGACTTAATGAGTTTGCAACCTCTCCCTTTCCGATCGGCTATCAGAACTGGCCCAGCGTAGTCAACACTACAGTGTAAGAATGGGTACTCTAGTTCGGTGCGAGACGATGGCAATTGACCCATAATAGGCTGAATAGTTTTGGCTCTATACCTACAGCACCGAACGCATTTATGAACACATTTTTTTGACAAGTTGCGGCCACCCAACGGCCAATAATTCTGTCTAATATTTGCAAGTAAGAGTTGGGGGCCTGcgtgtatatattttttatgaaaataatcaaaaaGAATTGTAGTAAAATGATGCTTACTACAAAGCAAAATAGGATGCTTAACATCATAAGTATAGGGGGAATTATTCAGGCGACCGCCGACACGAATAATATCGTTAGAGTCTAAGAATGGGGATAGAGAAAGCAAGCGATGTTTGTGAGGTAATGATTGCTGTGATTTAAGAATGGCATACTCATTTGGAAATATTTCAATTTGTACTTTAcgaattattaaatttaatgcaTTTTGAAGTTCTTGTGTTGAAAGATGACCGACTAATTTGTTATCTTTATGTTTACAATTGTGTATAAATCGTAATAAGTATGCCATTGAGCGTTGTAATGACATGAAATTtgattttttatgaataaagcaGCTAACTACGTCCTCAGCATTACTATCTACTAAAGCGACTAAATAAGCATTAGGTTGATCATTGCGCGCTACTGCTGAAGAAACCAACTCTGGTAGATCTTGCTTCTCATTGGGCCTTTTAGGCCAATGGGTTGGATCCCGTAATAAGAAGGTGGGGCCTGACCACCACAAAGTAGAACCGCTGATAAGATCGGCCTTCAGCCCCCGGGAAACAAGATCCGCCGGATTGTCGGCCGACGGTACGTATCTCCACGTGTGACCCTCCGTGCTCTCCTGTATCTCGTGAACACGGTTCCGAACGAAACTTTTAAGTTCACCAGCCGCAGTTTTTAACCATCCGAGCACTATGGTGGAATCACACCAAAAGGTACATTTGTGAATAGGTATGGTTAAGGAAGCTAGTACCTTTGTACACAGTCTAGTGGCCAGTAAAGCAGCGGACAGCTCCAAACGAGGAATGCTAAGGGGCTTGATGGGTGCTACTCTGCTTTTTGAAGTGAGCAAATAAACTTTGATTGACCCTGAATTATCGATTGAACGTATGTAAATACATACTCCGTACGCTCGTTCTGAAGCGTCTGAAAAGACGTGAACTTCGTGCGTCACGGAGTTGTTTGTGAGTATCCAacgaggtatttttaattgattaagAAAGGGCAGTGCATTTGCAAAGGCTAaccatgatttttttatttcatgacaAACTTCCTCGTCCCATGTGCATTGTTTTATCCATAAACTTTGCATGATAATTTTAGCTTCAACGACACATGGACCTACAAGGCCTAAAGGGTCAAATATCTGACTAATAACTGAAAGTATGTGCCGTTTAGTtactttactatttaaattaatatcaatAGAGAAAGACAAAAAATCTGTACTACAAATCCAATTTAATCCAAGTGTtttagaatttgaatttaaatcaaTATCTGATAAATTTAATACTTCAGTTAATTCAGGGGAGGAAGGTGAAATTTGGTCAAGTATTTTTTGactatttgatttgaattttcTAAGATGAAATTTGGCACTTTCTAACGTGGCTATGACGCCTTTGCAAATTCTTACCGTGTCCTCTATAGAAGATGAGCCTCCTAAATAGTCGTCGACGTAGAAGTCTCGCTTAATAGCCTGTTTCACGTCCTCGTCCTGAGCACTCGATGCTAAACTAACCAAACACTTGGTGGCTAAATAAGGGGCACATGCAGTGCCAAAGCTAACTGTGTTAAGAGTGTAGGTTTTTAAGGGCTCCTTAACATCGGTGCGAAAAATTATTTGTTGAAGGGGACGTTGGGAAGGATCGAGTTCAATAGCCCTGTACATTTTCTCGATGTCGCCGGTTACGACATATTTGTGCTGCCGAAAGCGAATAAGAATTGAAAAAAGATCTTCTTGTACAGTGGGACCAACCATTAAGATGCTATTAAGCGACAAACCGGAAGTAGTGGCGGCTGAAGCGTCGAAGACCGTTCGGAGCTTCGTGGTAGTGCTCGCCTCGCGAAGTACACCGTGATGcggtaaaaaatattgttgactCTGTTGAAGACAGCTAGCTGAAGGCTCCCTATTTTCAGTCATGTGATTCAAGCACTCATATTCGAGCATAAAATCTAAGTACATGCCTTTAAATACGGGATCTCTACTGAACCTACGTTCTAAGGATAGAAAACGGCACTTTGCCTGTTGAAACGAATCGCCCAAGACTGAAGGGTCTTCCTTCAGCGGCATGGTCACAACGAAGCGACCGTCATCCTTGCGCTTGGTGTTTAAGAGGAAGCTTTTCTCACAGGCACGCTCTTCAGGGGATAAGGAGTGCTTGGCTGCTACAGTGTCTAATTCCCAGAAACGAGTTAAGTCTGGATTGGTTTGCTCGTTTAAAAAATTGCAAACGGGCGAAGGAGAAGAGTGTTTAAGACGGGCCACACGCCCAGACACTAACCAACCCAGTTTCGTTTCATATAACTTGGGTTGATCTTTACCCAATTCAATATGATTATTGCCCAGAACGGACCAAAAGACTTCTGCCCCTACTAATATGTCTATGACAGATGGTATATTAAAGGTGGGGTCAGCAAGTTGAATTCCTTTGGGAATAGGAATGCTTTCTAAGTCTATGAAGGAAGACGGTAAACATTTGGTAATGTCAGGTAATATAAGACAATCTACAGTAAATTTAAAGTCGTCATGATTTGACATTATAGTAAGGCTGCAAGACTGTGTACActgagaaatatttttattaatacctGTCACCATGGAGTACGCATCGCGGCGCGACAGACCCAGCTTACCGCACAACGACTGCGTCACAATGTTCGCGGTACTTCCGTTGTCGAGCAGGAGGCGCGCGGAGTGCGCGGCGCCGCTGCCGTCCAACACCCGCACGATCGCTGTGGATAGTAATACATGCGCAGGAGTAGTCAACTGTGTAAGACCATTCGAATCATTAGCAAAATGATTTACATTGACTGGAATGGCGGTTATAGGAGTAGGTTCTGGCTCATGTAGATGCAAAAGTGTGTTGTGTCTCTTTTTACAGTACCGACAAGGGACTAGAGTGCATTTAATTTCATAATGACCAGGACGCAGACAATTAAGACACACTTTTGTCTCTTTGGCCTTTTTAATTCTCTCCTCAACTGAAAGGGACCTGAATGTTTcacagttaaataaataatgactttCATTGCAAAGAGAACATTTAAAAGACTTctgattataattattttgatttgattttatgttttgattattatttgatttattattattaggataagtgctatttttattattgtttgtattttgtgttagaaaataagtattttgtttgtatgaattattattatgcatgTTACCTTTTTCTTGTATGGTCTCCAATAAGTCTGCTCTATTACTgagaaattgaataaatatctttaaagacGGAGAATCAGATAATGTGTTTCTATGCTCTTCCCAAACTCTGTAGGTAACATTATCTAACTTTTCAGAGATCATATGAATGACCAAAGTGTCCCAGTACTGAGTGGGTTGATCCAAAGAAGCTAAGGCACGCAAGTTTTTATTAGTTACGTCTATAAGATGGCGAATAGATGTGAAAGATTCTTTTTGCATGCGTTCAATATTAAATAATGCTTGAACGTGGTTGTTCACTAACAATCGTTTATTATCGTATCTATTGCATAGCAACTTCCAAGCAGCTTCATAATTATCTGctttaaaatctaaattatcaATAATGAGCAAAGCGCTGCCTTTAAGAGAAGCGTGAagataatgtaatttatttatgttatccATATCTTGTCTAGAGTGTATTAAAGAAATAAAGGTGTCTCTAAACTTAAGCCAGTGCTGATAATTACCATGGAAAATGGGCAAGTCAATTTTAGGCAGTTGAACGCAATTATGTAAGTGAGAATTACTCGCCTGAACATCATCGTTGCTCGAAACGGAACCGTTATCGCGCTGCTGGCAGCGACGCGCGCTGAGCAAGCCCCGCGCGGCCGCAGCCAGCTTGTGGTACTGGTCTTCAAACTGCTCGCGTTCCTTCATTTCAGCGTCGGAATCCTCCGTAAGCATCTCGATGTCAGACTGCAAATCATCAAAAATAGGGTATATGGCATCAAATTTGTTTAAGCGCCCTTCCAGGTCTAAATATTGTTCCTGACTAGGTTCAGTGCAAGTCTTAAGAAGGGAAATGAAGTTATTAAAAATGGTTAATTTTGATTTCAAACAGCTACGTTTCTTTGTTAATTTTTCGTGTTCCTTTGATTGAgccatattaataaataaaaaacaaaaatattgcccAAATTATCAATAAATAACGAAACTACTGCAAAAAATATAGATAAGAATTATGAATGGAAAGGTTACTTTATGCAAATTAACGGGACAAAAGAATGCGGCAAGCAGTGCGATAAGGATTCGGGCGAACAAAAGAACAGCTGTGCGAGCCGGCCGGTGGCTATAAATAGATTTGTGcacgtaatttatttatttacaagatgcACTTTGACGTTCGCACGGTTTTGACGTAAGCTTTAAGCACTGATAAAACAAGTATGAAATAAGAAGAAGATGTTAAATtgcaatgaaatgaaaatatgcACTCACTAAATTGGGCTATTAGCAATTCTGTAGCGAAAAGAAAGGGAAAAAGAAGGAAATAAATTGGAACGAACTCACAAAATACCCAAACCGGCTTCCGATCCAAGTTCGTTTCCTCGCTACGCCTCGAACAATCGACGGGTCCAAAGTCCAACTCGTTGGTCGATCGGCTAAAAAGCTTCTTTCTTGAGCTTCAGTGGCTGCGATGCGTAGATTCTTCACCAGGGATAAGACCTGTCAGGTTCCCGAAGAAATCTTGCTGCTGAAGACCGCCCTGAAGAGCTCTTGAAATCTTGCGTACGTCGACAGTCCGATACTATTTCCTAATCGCGCGACTTTTTGCGAAGAAGGACcaatgaaaagggtcctactgggaacttaaatgaaagagtggactgtatttcgataaggctggtttaatagccgtttacaattagGTTTAAGTATTAAACTACGACGTGGTGATACAAAATGGCGATCGCGAGTTGGAGGTCCGATCGAGTAGTACGTGCTATGTACGGCTGGGGGCCCAATCGAGTGTGTGGCGCGCTCGGCGGACGGCGCGCTGCTCGTGGTGGTGGGATTCCTcccgcacgtctcctcccgTGCGTCAAGACCGGTCCGCGACACCAACAATGGACTGACATCACAAACGATCCTACCATTTTATCATGGGTTAAGGGTTATAAAATTCCATTTATAGATAATCCGGTGCAATATGAGATACCCAAGAATAAGTGTTGTTCCGAAATGGAAGCTGAAATAATTGATGAATGTGTTTCGAATTTATTACAATCCCAATTTATTTCACCTTGCAATTCATGTGAAGGTCAATATATTTCACCAATTTTCACAGTTCCAAAACCGAATGGTAAACATAGGTTTATATTAAATTTAAAGGGTTTAAATAAACACATAGACGTTCAGCACTTCAAAATGGAAGATTACCGTACGGTTTTGAAACTCATTGAACACAATGATTACATGGCCACAATAGATATTCAAGACGCATACTTTTTAGTTAATATAGATATTGAGGATCGCAAAAGATTAAGATTCCAATGGCGTTCaaatatttatgaatttaaCGTCCTTCCCTTTGGTCTATGTACTGCACCTTTCGTTTTCACGAAACTATTGAAACCAATATTATGTAATCTACGTTCAGCTGGCTATGTATCTGTAAATTATCTAGATGACTTTTGCTGTATCGGTTCATCATTTGAACAATGTTTTAATAACGTAAACGCC
Proteins encoded in this window:
- the LOC135074657 gene encoding protein PFF0380w-like isoform X1 — protein: MAQSKEHEKLTKKRSCLKSKLTIFNNFISLLKTCTEPSQEQYLDLEGRLNKFDAIYPIFDDLQSDIEMLTEDSDAEMKEREQFEDQYHKLAAAARGLLSARRCQQRDNGSVSSNDDVQASNSHLHNCVQLPKIDLPIFHGNYQHWLKFRDTFISLIHSRQDMDNINKLHYLHASLKGSALLIIDNLDFKADNYEAAWKLLCNRYDNKRLLVNNHVQALFNIERMQKESFTSIRHLIDVTNKNLRALASLDQPTQYWDTLVIHMISEKLDNVTYRVWEEHRNTLSDSPSLKIFIQFLSNRADLLETIQEKGNMHNNNSYKQNTYFLTQNTNNNKNSTYPNNNKSNNNQNIKSNQNNYNQKSFKCSLCNESHYLFNCETFRSLSVEERIKKAKETKVCLNCLRPGHYEIKCTLVPCRYCKKRHNTLLHLHEPEPTPITAIPVNVNHFANDSNGLTQLTTPAHVLLSTAIVRVLDGSGAAHSARLLLDNGSTANIVTQSLCGKLGLSRRDAYSMVTEL
- the LOC135074657 gene encoding protein PFF0380w-like isoform X2, with translation MAQSKEHEKLTKKRSCLKSKLTIFNNFISLLKTCTEPSQEQYLDLEGRLNKFDAIYPIFDDLQSDIEMLTEDSDAEMKEREQFEDQYHKLAAAARGLLSARRCQQRDNGSVSSNDDVQASNSHLHNCVQLPKIDLPIFHGNYQHWLKFRDTFISLIHSRQDMDNINKLHYLHASLKGSALLIIDNLDFKADNYEAAWKLLCNRYDNKRLLVNNHVQALFNIERMQKESFTSIRHLIDVTNKNLRALASLDQPTQYWDTLVIHMISEKLDNVTYRVWEEHRNTLSDSPSLKIFIQFLSNRADLLETIQEKGNMHNNNSYKQNTYFLTQNTNNNKNSTYPNNNKSNNNQNIKSNQNNYNQKSFKCSLCNESHYLFNCETFRSLSVEERIKKAKETKVCLNCLRPGHYEIKCTLVPCRYCKKRHNTLLHLHEPEPTPITAIPVNVNHFANDSNGLTQLTTPAHVLLSTAIVRVLDGSGAAHSARLLLDNGSTANIVTQSLCEL